The following proteins come from a genomic window of Micromonospora zamorensis:
- a CDS encoding HAD family hydrolase produces the protein MGRSAAFFDLDKTVIAKSSALAFGRPFYRDGLITRRDVVKSAYAQLMFRLGGTDEQTMARTRDYLAALCKGWQVEQVRQIVAETLHELINPYVYAEAAVLIAEHQAAGRDVVLVSASGEEMVRPIGELLGVTDVIATRMTVRDGRYSGEVEFYAAGPSKVEAVNELAAARDYDLADSYAYSDSYSDRPLLECVGHPSVVNPDRQLRKLASENAWPVLEFRHPIPLGRRLRERPAVPVAAAALGVGVGVAIGIAWYGRHRRTRAAATTA, from the coding sequence GTGGGCCGAAGTGCCGCTTTCTTCGATCTGGACAAGACCGTCATCGCCAAGTCGAGCGCCCTGGCGTTCGGTCGGCCGTTCTACCGGGACGGGCTGATCACTCGACGTGACGTGGTCAAGTCGGCGTACGCGCAGCTGATGTTCCGGCTGGGCGGCACCGACGAGCAGACCATGGCCCGAACACGGGACTACCTGGCCGCGCTCTGCAAGGGCTGGCAGGTGGAGCAGGTCCGCCAGATCGTCGCGGAGACGCTGCACGAGCTGATCAACCCCTATGTGTACGCCGAAGCCGCCGTCCTGATCGCGGAGCACCAGGCGGCGGGGCGGGACGTGGTCCTGGTGTCGGCGTCGGGCGAGGAGATGGTCCGGCCGATCGGCGAGCTGCTTGGGGTGACCGACGTGATCGCCACCCGGATGACGGTGCGCGACGGTCGGTACAGCGGCGAGGTCGAGTTCTACGCGGCTGGCCCGAGCAAGGTCGAGGCGGTCAACGAGTTGGCCGCCGCCCGCGACTACGACCTGGCCGACTCGTACGCCTACTCCGACTCGTACAGCGATCGCCCGCTGCTGGAGTGCGTCGGCCATCCGAGCGTGGTCAACCCGGACCGGCAGCTGCGCAAGCTGGCCTCGGAGAACGCGTGGCCGGTGCTGGAGTTCCGGCACCCGATCCCGCTGGGCCGTCGTCTGCGGGAGCGACCCGCCGTCCCGGTGGCCGCGGCCGCGCTCGGCGTCGGGGTCGGTGTGGCCATCGGCATCGCCTGGTACGGCCGGCACCGTCGCACCCGCGCCGCCGCCACCACCGCCTGA
- a CDS encoding methyltransferase: MTVARWLSLALPLLAVLAVGARERDRAVRAAALLAFLTAGIGIAALHEVAGLADWYAFAPVDGSYRGMPVDLWIGWAALWGPLPVLLRRVLALPVALGLLLWVDAVAMPALHPLVSLGPHWLVGEVVGLLTVALPAQLLGRFCADGRHLGARTFLQVGVFSALLLWFIPTLAFEFGDGSWSAMTELDRTGMLVVAQLALLVATPALAAVAEFAVRGGGTPYPWDPPRRLVTTGPYAYLANPMQVSAVVLLLFTAAVTRSVALVLAAVSACAFGAAVAGPHEQHDLRVRYGVSWRFYRRQVRDWWPRWRPYSSGPPAVLWLDDDCGPCAATWRMLARRHPVGLRIRPARQHEHVLWRAEYVGGDGHTERGVAAVARGLEHVHLGWAFVGWTLRLPGATWLAQLVTDAMIAAPHPARPEGEPCPTPSSVSSTAPSPPSASTASPASRPAPSVPPPG, from the coding sequence GTGACGGTCGCCCGCTGGCTGAGCCTGGCACTGCCGCTTCTCGCCGTGCTCGCCGTCGGCGCCCGGGAACGGGACCGGGCCGTCCGCGCGGCGGCGCTGCTGGCGTTCCTGACCGCCGGGATCGGCATCGCCGCGCTGCACGAGGTCGCCGGCCTGGCCGACTGGTACGCCTTCGCGCCCGTCGACGGGTCGTACCGGGGGATGCCGGTGGACCTGTGGATCGGCTGGGCCGCCCTCTGGGGTCCGCTGCCGGTGCTGCTGCGCCGGGTGCTAGCGCTGCCGGTCGCGCTGGGTCTGCTGCTCTGGGTCGACGCGGTGGCCATGCCGGCACTGCACCCGCTGGTCAGCCTCGGCCCACACTGGCTCGTCGGGGAGGTGGTCGGGCTGCTCACGGTGGCTCTGCCCGCCCAACTGCTCGGTCGGTTCTGCGCCGACGGCCGGCACCTCGGCGCGCGTACGTTCCTGCAGGTGGGCGTCTTCAGCGCCCTGCTGCTCTGGTTCATCCCCACGCTGGCCTTCGAGTTCGGCGACGGGTCGTGGTCGGCAATGACCGAGTTGGACCGCACCGGGATGCTGGTCGTCGCGCAGCTCGCCCTGCTGGTGGCCACGCCGGCGCTGGCTGCCGTCGCGGAGTTCGCCGTCCGGGGCGGCGGCACCCCGTACCCGTGGGACCCGCCGCGTCGTCTGGTCACCACCGGCCCGTACGCCTATCTGGCCAACCCGATGCAGGTCTCCGCCGTGGTGTTGCTGCTGTTCACCGCGGCGGTCACCCGGAGCGTCGCACTGGTCCTCGCCGCGGTGTCGGCGTGTGCGTTCGGAGCAGCCGTGGCCGGGCCGCACGAGCAGCACGACCTACGGGTGCGCTACGGCGTCTCCTGGCGGTTCTACCGGCGGCAGGTGCGCGACTGGTGGCCTCGATGGCGGCCGTACTCCTCCGGGCCACCGGCGGTGCTCTGGCTGGACGACGACTGCGGGCCCTGCGCGGCCACCTGGCGGATGTTGGCCCGGCGGCATCCGGTGGGGCTGCGGATCCGACCGGCCCGCCAACACGAGCACGTGCTGTGGCGGGCGGAGTACGTGGGCGGCGACGGTCACACGGAACGGGGGGTGGCCGCCGTCGCCCGCGGGCTCGAACATGTCCACCTCGGCTGGGCGTTTGTCGGCTGGACCCTGCGACTGCCCGGGGCCACCTGGCTCGCCCAACTGGTCACCGATGCGATGATCGCAGCGCCGCACCCGGCCCGTCCGGAAGGAGAGCCATGTCCGACACCAAGCAGCGTCTCCTCGACGGCGCCATCGCCGCCATCCGCGAGCACGGCATCGCCGGCGTCTCGGCCCGCACCATCGGTGCCGCCGCCGGGGTGA
- the ssd gene encoding septum site-determining protein Ssd yields MPPRTSVPPIRRLPLVVTGDDDLLDDVLRLAAAGGTEVDLARDPAAARTRWLPAPLVLLGADQAQSCLRARLPQRSRLVLVGRAGQLDPGWQIAELIGAEHVAMLPNAEPWLVDRFAEQGPGRPDGVGARIVAVFGGRGGAGASVLAGGLAVTAARARLRTLLVDADPLGGGLDLVLGWEQLEGLRWPSLTGADGRVDAPALVQALPSRGDLVVLSWDRGEMLPLPVAAMAATVDAARRGRDFVVVDLPRQLDDAAVVALQAADQAFVVVPAELRATAAAARVVAAAAPHCAALSVVVRGPAPGRLRATEVARALGLPLAGTLRPEPGLCRGLERGEAPAAAGKGPLAVLCQRIVADLTGAPATGAA; encoded by the coding sequence ATGCCACCCCGTACCTCCGTTCCGCCGATCCGTCGGCTTCCGCTGGTCGTCACCGGCGACGACGATCTGCTCGATGATGTGCTCCGGCTCGCCGCAGCAGGCGGGACGGAGGTGGACCTCGCCCGCGATCCGGCGGCCGCCCGCACCCGGTGGCTTCCCGCGCCGCTGGTGTTGCTCGGCGCCGATCAGGCGCAGTCGTGTCTGCGCGCCCGGTTGCCGCAGCGCTCCCGCCTGGTGCTGGTCGGCCGGGCCGGTCAGCTCGATCCGGGCTGGCAGATCGCTGAGCTGATCGGGGCCGAACACGTCGCCATGCTGCCCAACGCGGAGCCGTGGCTCGTGGACCGGTTCGCCGAGCAGGGACCCGGCCGTCCGGACGGTGTCGGTGCTCGAATCGTCGCGGTCTTCGGCGGTCGGGGCGGTGCCGGCGCGAGTGTGCTGGCCGGTGGTCTCGCCGTGACCGCAGCCCGGGCCCGGCTGCGCACTCTGCTGGTCGACGCTGATCCGCTCGGTGGTGGCCTCGACCTGGTGCTGGGCTGGGAGCAGTTGGAAGGGCTGCGGTGGCCGTCCCTCACCGGTGCCGACGGGCGGGTCGATGCCCCGGCGCTCGTGCAGGCTCTGCCCAGCCGAGGTGACCTGGTGGTGCTCTCCTGGGATCGCGGCGAAATGCTGCCGCTGCCGGTGGCAGCGATGGCGGCAACTGTGGATGCCGCCCGTCGTGGGCGGGACTTTGTGGTGGTCGACCTGCCCCGACAGTTGGACGACGCGGCCGTGGTGGCGTTGCAGGCGGCCGACCAGGCGTTCGTTGTCGTCCCGGCCGAGCTGCGTGCCACCGCTGCGGCCGCTCGGGTCGTTGCCGCCGCCGCCCCGCACTGCGCCGCGCTCTCGGTGGTGGTGCGCGGTCCCGCCCCGGGCCGGCTGCGCGCGACCGAGGTGGCACGGGCTCTTGGGCTCCCACTGGCTGGCACGCTGCGCCCCGAGCCGGGGCTCTGCCGCGGGCTGGAACGGGGCGAAGCACCAGCCGCCGCAGGCAAGGGCCCATTGGCCGTGCTCTGCCAACGGATCGTCGCCGACCTCACCGGTGCGCCGGCGACGGGTGCGGCATGA
- a CDS encoding immune inhibitor A domain-containing protein, translating into MNHKPQSGARRRLLVALPAIALAATSLTVTGSAAAQSSSPAPRAVIGADEHYINYAEPEVQPDTTGREVKGKGGVYTPAVESAREFDQKHARGNPVTARQLAKDEARSLKTGKNPRQFKKSPTTQTAKLLTLLVEFNDKANDDFTDVMVPKTVFEDRTCVPGTVQNGPKHNNIPNPATLPHEDNNSMWVPDFSPSHYNKMLYSKKGITERVRTDLRGPDGRKGVDLSGRTMHNMYLEMSKNAYTVDGQASPWISVPHSEGWYAANRCFQDETGAWVAGREQSMNGHPDNPAGAGRLATDAIDALVAKDPSFPWADYDIEDQADRDGDGNVYEPDGVIDHLVLVHAGQGKSRGGGAEGVYAVWAHSSTVAGGYTIPGTNLKASNYIVQPEDAGVGVFAHEFGHDLGLPDLYDTSGNADSDVDFWDLMASGSHSGEIFQALPTHMGIWDKWVLGWADPLTIRPGSNPREVKLGQTSRTPIDSEDGIKVDLPDKVTTLATPHSGTKMWHSNNDQEWADVKLSRSVDVPAAADSKFWMWNNYIIEEDWDYGFVELSTDGGTTWTEQKVYDEGGAVVTTPDGYPDPNGRMNDFGGKKYGLTGSTNGWRHDYVDLSAYAGTTVQLRLRQATDEAFEERNWFADDFSLTGGGATTWSDDVEGGANGWTATGGTFVDTTGGGWKVSSGTEVHAQFYLAEWRNFDGFDKGLKYAYDTIYSHDAWKVDRISYNAPGMLVWYRDSALGDVNHVTGQMTALPSYGAKGGLLIVDSHFDPYRRTGEAAVKDPSVTDNLPSRPQSANAAFSLNKTYPFTECLEAADEPYSAYCTKFKAQAPVKGFTDAKTWYPGIEMRDGAAYARDNDASVVVPSRNNAPYTTRVTHPDGSPAPEFYGTTLGGGAIVLGTGNPGDQGVNYGVSLTIKKAARDNSSATIFVTPARK; encoded by the coding sequence ATGAACCACAAACCGCAGTCCGGGGCGCGCCGACGACTACTCGTCGCGCTACCCGCCATCGCCCTCGCGGCCACGTCACTGACCGTGACCGGCAGTGCGGCGGCCCAGTCGTCCTCCCCCGCCCCACGGGCGGTGATCGGGGCCGACGAGCACTACATCAACTACGCCGAGCCCGAGGTGCAGCCGGACACCACCGGCCGTGAGGTCAAGGGCAAGGGTGGCGTCTACACCCCGGCCGTGGAGTCCGCGCGCGAGTTCGACCAGAAGCACGCCCGGGGCAACCCGGTGACCGCGCGGCAGCTCGCCAAGGACGAAGCCCGGTCGCTCAAGACGGGCAAGAACCCCCGGCAGTTCAAGAAGTCGCCGACCACCCAGACGGCGAAGCTGCTCACGCTGCTGGTGGAGTTCAACGACAAGGCCAACGACGACTTCACCGACGTGATGGTCCCGAAGACGGTGTTCGAGGACCGGACGTGTGTCCCCGGCACCGTGCAGAACGGCCCGAAGCACAACAACATCCCGAACCCGGCGACCCTGCCCCACGAGGACAACAACTCGATGTGGGTGCCGGACTTCTCGCCGTCGCACTACAACAAGATGCTCTACAGCAAGAAGGGCATCACCGAGCGGGTCCGCACCGATCTGCGCGGCCCGGACGGCAGGAAGGGTGTCGACCTCTCCGGCCGCACCATGCACAACATGTACCTGGAGATGTCCAAGAACGCGTACACGGTGGACGGGCAGGCCAGCCCGTGGATCTCCGTGCCGCACTCGGAGGGCTGGTACGCCGCCAACCGCTGCTTCCAGGACGAGACCGGCGCCTGGGTCGCCGGCCGTGAGCAGTCGATGAACGGCCACCCGGACAACCCGGCCGGCGCGGGCCGCCTGGCGACCGACGCGATCGACGCGCTCGTCGCGAAGGACCCGAGCTTCCCGTGGGCCGACTACGACATCGAGGACCAGGCCGACCGCGACGGTGACGGCAACGTCTACGAGCCGGACGGCGTGATCGACCACCTCGTGCTGGTGCACGCCGGTCAGGGCAAGTCGCGCGGCGGCGGCGCCGAGGGCGTGTACGCCGTGTGGGCGCACTCCTCCACGGTCGCTGGCGGCTACACCATCCCGGGTACCAACCTCAAGGCGTCGAACTACATCGTGCAGCCCGAGGACGCCGGTGTCGGTGTCTTCGCCCACGAGTTCGGCCACGACCTGGGCCTGCCGGACCTCTACGACACGTCCGGCAACGCTGACTCCGACGTGGACTTCTGGGACCTGATGGCCTCGGGCTCGCACTCCGGTGAGATCTTCCAGGCGCTGCCCACGCACATGGGCATCTGGGACAAGTGGGTGCTCGGCTGGGCCGACCCGCTGACCATCCGCCCCGGGTCGAACCCGCGCGAGGTGAAGCTCGGCCAGACGTCGCGCACCCCGATCGACTCCGAGGACGGCATCAAGGTCGACCTGCCGGACAAGGTGACGACGCTGGCCACGCCGCACAGCGGCACCAAGATGTGGCACAGCAACAACGACCAGGAGTGGGCCGACGTCAAGCTCAGCCGCTCGGTCGACGTGCCTGCGGCAGCGGACTCGAAGTTCTGGATGTGGAACAACTACATCATCGAGGAGGACTGGGACTACGGCTTCGTCGAGCTCTCGACCGACGGCGGTACGACCTGGACCGAGCAGAAGGTGTACGACGAGGGTGGCGCGGTGGTCACCACGCCGGACGGCTACCCGGACCCGAACGGCCGGATGAACGACTTCGGCGGCAAGAAGTACGGCCTGACCGGCAGCACGAACGGCTGGCGCCACGACTACGTCGACCTGTCGGCGTACGCGGGCACGACGGTGCAGCTGCGGTTGCGCCAGGCCACCGACGAGGCGTTCGAGGAGCGCAACTGGTTCGCCGACGACTTCTCGCTCACCGGCGGCGGCGCCACCACGTGGAGTGACGACGTCGAGGGCGGCGCCAACGGCTGGACGGCCACCGGCGGCACCTTCGTGGACACCACCGGCGGGGGCTGGAAGGTCTCCAGCGGCACCGAGGTCCACGCCCAGTTCTACCTGGCGGAGTGGCGCAACTTCGACGGCTTCGACAAGGGCCTGAAGTACGCCTACGACACCATCTACTCGCACGACGCGTGGAAGGTCGACCGGATCTCCTACAACGCGCCGGGCATGCTGGTCTGGTACCGGGACAGCGCTCTCGGCGACGTCAACCACGTCACCGGGCAGATGACCGCGCTGCCCAGCTACGGCGCGAAGGGCGGGTTGCTCATCGTCGACTCGCACTTCGACCCGTACCGGCGTACCGGTGAGGCGGCGGTGAAGGACCCGTCGGTGACGGACAACCTGCCCAGCCGTCCGCAGTCGGCCAACGCGGCCTTCTCGCTGAACAAGACGTACCCCTTCACGGAGTGCCTGGAGGCGGCGGACGAGCCGTACAGCGCGTACTGCACGAAGTTCAAGGCGCAGGCGCCGGTGAAGGGCTTCACGGACGCCAAGACCTGGTACCCGGGCATCGAGATGCGCGACGGGGCTGCGTACGCGCGGGACAACGACGCCTCGGTGGTGGTGCCGTCGCGGAACAACGCGCCGTACACCACCCGGGTCACCCACCCGGACGGCAGCCCGGCACCGGAGTTCTACGGCACGACCCTCGGCGGTGGCGCGATCGTGCTGGGCACCGGTAACCCCGGCGACCAGGGCGTGAACTACGGCGTCTCGCTCACCATCAAGAAGGCGGCACGGGACAACTCGTCCGCCACGATCTTCGTCACCCCGGCGAGGAAGTAA
- a CDS encoding TadA family conjugal transfer-associated ATPase yields the protein MTGRPEDSGIAARVRQRIASATTPVTPAAIVSAVRAEPAAAVLGDTAVLRIADRVHDDLVGAGPLAPLLADPEVTDVLVNGTRVWVDRGSGLQQVAVPVGSVEDVRRLAQRMISSAGRRLDDGSPFADARLPDGTRLHAVLPPVATEGPYLSLRTFRHRPFTLDELVRQGTVPRPVAPLLAAVVAARLAYLVTGGTGSGKTTLLNTLLGMVPATERIVLVEDAAELRPGHPHVVGLQARTANVEGSGVISLGDLVRQALRMRPDRLVVGECRGGEVVDLLAALNTGHDGGAGTLHANTPSDVPARLEALGMLGGLPRAALHAQVAAALQVLFQVRRGDQGRVLESVCLLLPEGPDRLVTVVPAWVRGGGLGLAARALGALLRARGVAVPPILSEPWPGSAGPA from the coding sequence ATGACCGGCCGGCCGGAGGACAGCGGCATCGCCGCCCGGGTGCGCCAGCGCATTGCCTCCGCCACCACCCCGGTCACACCGGCGGCGATCGTCTCGGCGGTACGGGCCGAACCGGCCGCCGCGGTGCTCGGCGACACCGCCGTGCTGCGGATCGCCGACCGGGTGCATGACGACCTCGTCGGCGCGGGGCCGCTGGCCCCGCTGCTCGCCGACCCCGAGGTGACCGACGTCCTGGTCAACGGGACCCGAGTGTGGGTCGACCGTGGTTCGGGGCTGCAACAGGTCGCGGTCCCGGTGGGCTCGGTGGAGGATGTCCGCCGGTTGGCGCAGCGAATGATCTCCAGCGCCGGTCGGCGGCTCGACGACGGGTCACCGTTCGCGGATGCCCGACTCCCCGACGGCACTCGACTGCACGCCGTGCTGCCACCGGTGGCGACCGAGGGTCCCTACCTGTCCCTGCGGACCTTCCGGCACCGGCCGTTCACGCTCGACGAGCTGGTGCGCCAGGGCACCGTGCCGCGACCGGTGGCACCGCTGCTCGCCGCCGTCGTAGCGGCCAGGCTGGCGTACCTGGTGACCGGCGGAACCGGGTCAGGCAAGACGACCCTGCTCAACACGTTGCTGGGGATGGTGCCGGCCACCGAGCGGATCGTGCTCGTGGAGGACGCCGCCGAGTTGCGTCCGGGGCATCCGCACGTGGTGGGGCTTCAGGCGCGTACCGCCAATGTGGAGGGATCGGGGGTCATCAGCCTCGGAGACCTGGTCCGGCAGGCGCTGCGGATGCGTCCGGACCGGCTGGTGGTCGGGGAGTGCCGGGGCGGTGAGGTGGTCGACCTGCTGGCCGCGCTCAACACCGGCCACGACGGGGGCGCTGGCACGCTGCACGCCAACACCCCGTCCGACGTGCCGGCCCGACTGGAGGCGCTGGGCATGCTGGGAGGGCTACCCCGCGCCGCGCTGCACGCCCAGGTCGCCGCTGCGTTGCAGGTGCTGTTCCAGGTGCGACGAGGCGACCAGGGGCGCGTCCTGGAGTCGGTCTGCCTGCTGCTGCCCGAGGGGCCCGATCGGTTGGTGACAGTGGTGCCCGCCTGGGTGCGCGGCGGCGGGCTCGGGCTGGCCGCCCGTGCACTCGGAGCGCTGCTGCGGGCGCGCGGGGTGGCGGTGCCGCCGATTCTGAGCGAGCCGTGGCCCGGATCGGCAGGCCCGGCATGA
- a CDS encoding oxidoreductase: MTTDPLAPLLALADIATAVEQARERFDQALGHRALRRHGGQVAAEVSLRSAVASAALEGAVHEREAVRAGTVTDPLLQGALRVAGALPGLSELWPKAPRQALAKLHVLAARELVPESELGRPVADPVVATRLDGLAGLVAGGTKVSPLVLAAVVHGELLNLRPFAGPSGVVARGAARLVLLASGLDPRGLLAVDVGHREREPEYVGSAGAFATGTPDGLRSWLRHYMAAVEVGADQLTVIGDEILAAA; the protein is encoded by the coding sequence GTGACCACCGATCCGCTCGCCCCGCTGCTCGCGCTCGCCGACATCGCCACTGCCGTCGAGCAGGCCCGCGAACGGTTCGACCAGGCGCTCGGGCACCGCGCGCTGCGCCGGCACGGTGGCCAGGTCGCGGCCGAGGTCAGCCTGCGCTCCGCAGTGGCCAGCGCCGCCCTCGAAGGGGCCGTGCACGAACGCGAGGCGGTCCGCGCCGGCACGGTCACCGACCCACTTCTCCAGGGGGCGCTGCGGGTCGCCGGGGCGCTGCCCGGCCTGAGTGAACTCTGGCCGAAGGCCCCCCGGCAGGCTCTCGCGAAGCTGCATGTCCTCGCCGCCCGGGAGTTGGTGCCGGAATCCGAGCTGGGCCGCCCGGTGGCCGATCCCGTCGTCGCCACGCGGCTGGACGGGCTGGCCGGGCTGGTCGCCGGTGGCACGAAGGTGTCGCCGCTGGTGCTGGCTGCCGTCGTACACGGGGAGTTGTTGAACCTGCGTCCGTTCGCCGGGCCGTCCGGCGTGGTGGCCCGGGGGGCCGCCCGGTTGGTGCTACTCGCCAGCGGCCTGGACCCGCGCGGCCTGCTCGCCGTCGACGTCGGGCACCGCGAGCGGGAGCCGGAGTACGTCGGCTCGGCCGGCGCTTTCGCCACCGGCACCCCGGACGGTCTGCGCTCCTGGTTGCGCCACTACATGGCGGCCGTCGAGGTCGGCGCCGACCAGCTCACCGTCATCGGCGACGAGATCCTCGCCGCCGCCTGA
- a CDS encoding TetR/AcrR family transcriptional regulator, protein MSDTKQRLLDGAIAAIREHGIAGVSARTIGAAAGVNQALVFYHFGTVDDLLSAACRVSTAERVEHWSARLASAGSLRELLAVGRALHEEERQLGNVTFLAQMLAGAQADQRMAAPTAGALQLWVDEIEAVLRRLLAGSPFAEVADVPGLARAVSAAFIGLELYDGVDPEGADQAMAALDQLALLMEIVDDLGPIARRALQAKVNRATRRD, encoded by the coding sequence ATGTCCGACACCAAGCAGCGTCTCCTCGACGGCGCCATCGCCGCCATCCGCGAGCACGGCATCGCCGGCGTCTCGGCCCGCACCATCGGTGCCGCCGCCGGGGTGAACCAGGCGCTCGTCTTCTACCACTTCGGCACAGTCGACGACCTGCTCTCGGCGGCCTGCCGGGTCAGCACGGCCGAGCGGGTCGAGCACTGGTCGGCGCGGCTGGCCTCGGCCGGGTCGTTGCGCGAACTGCTCGCCGTCGGGCGGGCGTTGCACGAGGAGGAACGCCAGCTCGGCAACGTCACCTTCCTGGCCCAGATGTTGGCGGGTGCGCAGGCGGACCAACGGATGGCTGCCCCCACCGCCGGGGCGCTCCAACTGTGGGTGGACGAGATCGAGGCGGTGCTGCGGAGGCTGCTCGCCGGGTCCCCGTTCGCCGAGGTCGCCGACGTGCCCGGCCTGGCCCGCGCGGTCTCGGCCGCGTTCATCGGGCTGGAGCTCTACGACGGGGTGGATCCGGAGGGCGCCGACCAGGCGATGGCCGCGCTCGACCAGCTCGCGCTCCTCATGGAGATCGTCGACGACCTCGGGCCGATCGCCCGCCGGGCGCTCCAGGCCAAGGTCAACCGGGCGACCCGACGGGACTGA
- the acs gene encoding acetate--CoA ligase, whose amino-acid sequence MSEALANLLNETRQFPPPAELAAHANVTVDAYAEAETDRLAFWAKQADRLAWSKKWDEVLDWSNPPFAKWFVGGQLNVAYNCLDRHVEAGLGDKVAIHWEGEPGDTRTLTYADLHELTCRAANALTDLGVTAGDRVAIYLPMIPEAAVAMLACARVGAAHSVVFGGFSADSLSNRIQDASAKVVITADGGYRRGKPSALKPTVDEAVANSPSVEHVLVVRRTGEDVAWTEKDHWWHETVETASPEHTAQPFDSEHPLFILYTSGTTARPKGILHTTGGYLTQASYTTHAVFDLKPETDVYWCTADIGWVTGHSYIVYGPLSNGATQVMYEGTPDTPHKGRFWEIVDKYRVSILYTAPTLIRTMMKWGEDIPAGFDLSSLRLLGSVGEPINPEAWMWYRQFVGRGELPVVDTWWQTETGAMMISPLPGVTAAKPGSAMTPLPGIVADVVDDQGQSVPNGGGGYLVLREPWPSMLRTIWGDDDRFIDTYWSRFQGMYFAGDGAKKDDDGHIWLLGRVDDVMLVSGHNISTTEVESALVSHPSVAEAAVVGATDPTTGQAIVAFAIPRGSTDIVGEAGEKLIADLRNHVSKTLGPIAKPRQIMLVAELPKTRSGKIMRRLLRDVAENRSLGDVTTLQDSSVMDLISSGMSGTKSDED is encoded by the coding sequence ATGAGCGAGGCATTGGCAAATCTGCTGAACGAGACGCGCCAGTTCCCCCCGCCGGCCGAACTCGCCGCGCACGCCAACGTCACCGTCGACGCGTACGCCGAGGCCGAGACCGACCGGCTCGCCTTCTGGGCGAAGCAGGCCGACCGTCTGGCCTGGTCGAAGAAGTGGGACGAGGTGCTCGACTGGTCGAACCCGCCGTTCGCCAAGTGGTTCGTGGGTGGGCAGCTCAACGTGGCGTACAACTGCCTCGACCGGCACGTCGAGGCGGGGCTCGGCGACAAGGTCGCGATCCACTGGGAGGGCGAGCCGGGCGACACCCGCACCCTCACGTACGCCGATCTGCACGAGCTGACCTGCCGGGCGGCGAACGCGCTCACCGACCTGGGGGTGACCGCCGGCGACCGGGTGGCGATCTACCTGCCGATGATCCCGGAGGCGGCGGTAGCCATGTTGGCGTGCGCCCGGGTCGGCGCGGCGCACAGCGTGGTCTTCGGCGGCTTCTCGGCCGACTCGCTGAGCAACCGCATCCAGGACGCCAGCGCCAAGGTGGTGATCACCGCGGATGGTGGTTACCGGCGGGGCAAGCCGTCGGCGCTGAAGCCCACAGTGGACGAGGCGGTAGCCAACAGCCCGTCGGTGGAGCACGTGCTGGTGGTCCGCCGCACCGGCGAGGACGTCGCGTGGACGGAGAAGGACCACTGGTGGCACGAGACGGTGGAGACCGCGTCGCCCGAGCACACCGCTCAGCCGTTCGACTCCGAGCACCCGCTGTTCATCCTCTACACCAGCGGCACCACGGCCCGGCCGAAGGGCATCCTGCACACCACCGGCGGCTACCTCACCCAGGCGTCGTACACGACGCACGCGGTCTTCGACCTGAAGCCGGAGACGGACGTCTACTGGTGCACGGCGGACATCGGCTGGGTCACCGGGCACTCCTACATCGTGTACGGGCCGCTCTCCAACGGCGCCACCCAGGTCATGTACGAGGGCACCCCGGACACCCCGCACAAGGGCCGGTTCTGGGAGATCGTCGACAAGTACCGGGTGAGCATCCTGTACACCGCGCCCACCCTGATCCGCACGATGATGAAGTGGGGCGAGGACATCCCCGCCGGCTTCGACCTGTCCTCGCTGCGCCTGCTGGGCAGCGTCGGTGAGCCGATCAACCCCGAGGCCTGGATGTGGTACAGGCAGTTCGTCGGCCGGGGCGAGCTGCCCGTGGTGGACACCTGGTGGCAGACCGAGACCGGCGCCATGATGATCTCCCCGCTGCCGGGTGTGACCGCTGCCAAGCCGGGTTCGGCGATGACCCCGCTGCCGGGCATCGTGGCCGACGTGGTGGACGACCAGGGCCAGTCGGTGCCTAACGGTGGTGGCGGCTACCTGGTGCTGCGCGAGCCGTGGCCGTCGATGCTGCGCACCATCTGGGGTGACGACGACCGGTTCATCGACACGTACTGGTCGCGGTTCCAGGGCATGTACTTCGCCGGTGACGGGGCGAAGAAGGACGACGACGGGCACATCTGGCTGCTCGGCCGGGTGGACGACGTGATGCTGGTGTCCGGGCACAACATCTCGACCACCGAGGTGGAGTCGGCGTTGGTGTCGCACCCGTCGGTGGCCGAGGCTGCGGTGGTCGGCGCGACCGACCCGACGACCGGCCAGGCGATCGTCGCGTTCGCCATCCCGCGCGGCAGCACGGACATCGTCGGCGAGGCGGGTGAGAAACTCATCGCCGACCTGCGCAACCACGTGTCGAAGACGCTCGGCCCGATCGCCAAGCCCCGGCAGATCATGCTGGTGGCGGAGCTGCCGAAGACCCGCTCCGGCAAGATCATGCGCCGGTTGCTGCGGGACGTGGCGGAGAACCGGTCGCTGGGCGACGTCACCACCCTGCAGGACTCGTCGGTGATGGACCTGATCTCCTCGGGGATGAGCGGCACCAAGTCCGACGAGGACTGA